The genomic region ACTGGCAGCTGCTGTTAGAATCGTACAGGGAGGGAAACCGAGGCCAGGGGAGGGTAGTGGCTTGAGTCATGGCAAGTGGCAGTGGGGAGAGCGCCTCGTGGGCCTGTCACCACTGGCCACCTGACCAGCCCTGCTTGAGGCAGCAGATGAAAATAGCGGAATTGGGGCTGAGCAGGCGTGGGTTCTAGTCCTGCCCTGCTTTTTACTAGTTTGGGATAAAACCCaggtcctctctgagcctctagTCCTTCTTCCAGATGAGGGAGTCAGCCCAGCTGCCTTCCCTGGGTTAAAGAAAGGGCCAAAGAGGCATAACAGCTATATCAGCTTTGGGTAgggagggacagggtggggggtggggggggggggggcttgggacAAGTGTCCCCAGAGCCCACCTGGAAGTCTAGACACAGGGTCCCCAATTGGAATGAAGTATGCTGCTTCTGGAGGACAGGCCAGGCAGAGGGCTTAGGACTGTGGACTCAGCTATTGTTACCCACAAGAGGGGTAAGGTCGGTAGTCAATGCAGGCCCCCCTTACAGCGCGAGACCTCCGTCTGAGCGGATGGAGTATGGGTCTCAGACGTGGTTCCAGCCACTGCCAAAGCACGACAGTGAGTCATGCCTCCCCTGTACTCCATCTAGTTCCATCCCCCTTACGTGTGGCCATGCATAGCTTTCTGAACCTTTGCATCTCAGTTCCGTCTTGGTGAAGTAGCTGCCTTGCGGTGTCTGTAATTGTGAAGGTTAAGTGGGGCCAGGCCGTGATGGCGGCTCATGGCGCACGCTCAGAGCTGGATAGAGCACCCTGACCCCTCCTCAGCAGGGCCTAGGGCAAGACCAGCCCATGGACCCTCGCCCATCAGAGCCGGAGGGGCCAGACCCATCTAGTCCAGGGGGTTTCCGGCAGGGTTCCTCACCATCCTACGGCAGGGCTGGTAAGGAGGCCTGGAAAATTCCAAGTCCCCACCCTCATGTCAGCCAGAACATGCCCATTTTCCTCTGCTGATCTTTTTCTAAGAAAGCCTTCCGCTGCTTTCAGTTTACAATCCACCCACCTGGCCTTTTATCACACAGATGGAgagactgaggccagagaggaatGGGGACCCGGAATTTTATGAGGAAGGGTGTTCGGGGAAAGCGTCCTGGGAGGACAGGACTGGTGGTGGCAACTTCCAGCTGGGCCTAGATACGCTGGCTCGTGTCTTACGTGGTAGGCCAGAACCACCTGGTGTGGGGTGCCTGCTGCCGTCCCTCACCTGTGGCTCTCCTTCCAGTCCCCACCATGCCGTGGCCCCTGCTGCTGCTCCCACTGCTGCTGCTGGCCGTGAGCGGGGCCCAGATGACCCGGCCATGCTTCCCCGGATGCCAGTGCGAGGTGGAGACCTTCGGCCTCTTCGACAGCTTCAGCCTGACACGCGTGGACTGCAGCGGCCTGGGCCCCCACATCGTGCCCGTGCCCATCCCTCTGGACACAGCCCACTTGGACCTGTCCTCCAACCGGCTGGAGACCGTGAACGAGTCGGTGCTGGCGGGGCCGGGCTATACCACGCTGGCAGGCCTGGATCTCAGCCACAACCTGCTCGCCAGCATCTCGCCCACCGCCTTCTCCCGCCTTCGCTACCTGGAGTCACTCGACATCAGCCACAATGGCCTGGCAGCTCTGCCGGCGGAGAGCTTCACCAGCTCGCCCCTGAGCGACGTGAACCTCAGCCACAACCGGCTCCGAGAGGTCTCGGTGTCTGCCTTCACGACCCACAGCCCGGGCCGGGCGCTGCACGTGGACCTCTCCCACAACCTCATCCACCGCCTGGTGCCCCACCCTGCAGGGGCCAGCCTGCCCGCACCCGCCATTCAGAGCCTGAACCTGGCCTGGAACCGGCTCCGCACCGTACCCGACCTCCGGGACTTGCCCCTGCGCTACCTGAGCCTGGATGGCAACCCGCTGGCTGCCGTTGGCCCGGGTGCCTTCAGGGGGCTGGCAGGCCTCACGCATCTGTCACTGGGCAGCCTGCAGGGGCTCCCCCAGCTGGCGCCCCATGGCTTCCGTGAGTTGCAAGGCTTGCAGGTCCTGGACCTTTCAGGCAACCCCAAGCTCAAGTGGGCAGGAGCTGAGGTATTCTCGGGCCTGGGCTCCCTGCAGGAGCTGGACCTGTCAGGCACGGGCCTGGTGCCTCTGCCTGAGATGCTGCTCGTCCACCTGCCAGCACTGCAGAGCATCAGCGTGGGCCAGGGCGTGCGGTGCCGGCGGCTAGTGCGGGAGGGCGCCTATCCTCGGCAGCCTGGCTCTAGCCCCAAGGTGGCCCTGCACTGCGTAGACCCCCGGGAAAGGGCTGCGGAGAGCCCCAACGCTTTGTGACAAACGGTGTGGCCCGGGGCCGTCTGACACACTGCTGCCCTGGGCTTCCTCAGGGCCtgggtaatttatattttcatgtgccaATGCCAGGGGGCACCCTGCAGGCCTCTGTAGCAGTGCGGAAGAGAGCTGTGGACCTAGGGAGAGCTTTGGGGCTGGGGCCGACACCCAGGAGCAAAGTCTGGCCCCTCTGTCTGTGTTGCTCCCCAGACCATAAGTAGAAGGTCTTAGATGCCAAACCCAGACGGCAGTCCCCTGCCGTCCTTCCCCGTTTGTCCCCAAAGTGCCTTCCTTCAGGCCTGGGCCAACCTGACCTGTGACAGGGGGAGGGTGGAAGGGCGATACTGCTGCAGAAAAGAGGTCAGGCCCACGGCTGAGCATCCCCTTGGGCCCACGGTCCAGTCACTCAGGGGCGTGAGTTTCTTTTATGAGGTAGCCCCCGCTTTGCCCTGGGCCCATGAGGCCCACgtcatccttttcttttcctctagaaCGCTGGGTAGAACCTTAGTCATAGAAGggactagagaaaaaaatcaagtgcaCCTCCTCATGTGACAGGTGGGGACACTGAAGTCCAGAGAGGGCAAATGGCTAATCTAAGGCACTAGAGCCATGGAGACGTAACCGGCCCCAGCATCCTGCCTCCCAGCGAGGCCTTTTgcacttttctgtcttctctaaatcatgccctctgtccccttcctgggCTCCCCCATCCTGCCATTTGTACCCTTTCCCTGTCGTCCCCAGGACAGGCAAGGGCCTCCGAGGTGGGACTCGGACCCGAGACCAGCTGTATGGCACAGGTTAAGTGAGTTCACCTCAGAGCCTCTGGAAGCTTCAGGCATGCCAGTCCCAGCCCTACCAGTTTCCCACTCTGCAGTGGGATCCTCCAGCGTTGAGACTGGAAATTCGTCCATTGACCCCTGCGGTACTGCCTCTAAGTGCAAGGAGTTGATGCAGTCCTGGAGCCCCAAGGGGCCTCCTGGACTCGTTCCCCACTGGCCCTGAGCCCAACAGCCTCTCTCACCCATCTTTGGGCAGGTGGCAGGTACCCCCATCAATGTTTATGCTCTCAGCTTCCCAGCCCTGGGCTCTTTCCTTTGTATTTGTTCTATAAAAGTTGTTGCCTTTGTAATGGACTGTTACTTCaaccacccttccccccacccctgccggcaGGGGATGGAAACGTGtcatttgtaaaagaagaaaaacattgcaTTTGTTCACTTTTGTAATACTGTGTCCTGGGGGTGTGCTGAGGGAGGAGGTGTTGGGGGGAAGCGTTTGGGCATGAGGGGGCATCAGGGGTCCCAAGGAGCCACCCACAGGACAAGGAgagctctgtcctcccccacttaGCCCCACCCTACACCTAACTGATCCTTGATTTAATAAACACTATAAAGAGTCCATCTTTCCATCCTTGGACTAGCACCCTCCAACATGCTCTGGGCAGCCTGTTGTCCCGGAAAAGCCCCATCCCCTCTCACAGGATTTGAAGAGTGAGCTGACCTGAGGGAGGGAGTTACTCGGGGGGTAACTGAAAGGAGTCGTTCCTTTCCCTGTGGCTTGCACCCCGtccacccttctctcccctctccctgctgccccaACTCCATGAACTTGGCAGGCCCTCGCACACCTCTGCTTTTGCTCAGGCTGTCCCTCTGGGgccttgccctccccccaccccccacatgcCTGCCTCTCAGCTCCTTCCCACCCTAATAGCGCCAGTTCTGGCCTCACCTCAGAAGCTTTCCCTaagaccccctcccctccctccctctgagctGCTTCAGTACTTTGTTCCTTCTTGGCACTTTGCCTGCTGTGGTACCCTAAATGCTGTTTGCATACTTCCAGTCGCAGGGAACTCCCTTCCAGTTCATCTGAATGGGTCCGCTGCCTGTAAGTTATTCCTTCTCACTGGCCAAGGTCTGCGGGAACatccatcaccatcatcaccaacAATGACCAGTTTTTTCTGATAACTACTCTGCCAAGGGAATCTTGTTCTTGGGGTGTGAGTGGGAAGGACACACAGAAGACACCTGAGCGGCAGGTAGCTGTGAGAGCTTGCCGGGGCACGGttaggaaggcttcctggaggaggccagTCCACAGAGCTGAGAAGAACAAATGGACCTGGACAGAAGAGGGTGGCACCTAGGAGGAGGGAGTCACAGGTGAGCTATGGCACAGAACCTAGAACATTCAGGCTACAAGGTATGGCTGGGAAGCTTGCCCATCATGTCACTTAGGCCCCCCGGGCTTGGGCTCCAGGAGCTGGAGGCTGGCACCCATCAGTCAATATGGTCATAGATAACAGTTCTCAGATTGGTTCTCCACACTTCTCTCATCTCCTGGGATAGGGGAGCCTtcaagggcaggggcaggggagggatcCCAGGGGCTTTCGCCCAGTGAGGCTGGGCCCTCCCCAAAGTTCCCCTTGAAGAAGAGtcgtggggggagagagggaatggaaCGTAGGTGTCTTTCAAATGGGGACAAAGGCACCGTGGGGAGGCTGAGCCTTCTGCGGGAGACATGTGAGTGTGTCTTCCGGGGCAGGTCACCTCTGGCCTGAGCTGGAGCTTCACATCCGCAAAATCGGCAGGGATGAAGCTCTATGGCGAGGATGGGACCATCACATTGTGGGGCTCCCCCGCCCTGTGGGGCACTACCCCGCACATCCCGCAGCTCCGGCCTCTTGCAAGACTTCGGGAGAGCAAAAGCCCAGGGGGCCAGCGGCCCTCACCTGACCCCGCGTCCACGTGCCCCTCCGGAGGCTCCCAGTCCGCAGCGCCACCACGTGGCCACGCATGGCCAGACACCCCGGAGCGAGCTGTCGCGCAGCTTGCCGGCGAGCGCTCCTTCCCGTAGCCACAGCGCCTTCATGCTGCTACAGTCCGCCCTCCTGGGATCCTGGGGCCGAGAAGGAGGACATTACAGAATTAGAGGGATAAGTGCAAAGATTCCATCTTGGAGTTCACAGAAAAGGGGTAATTAAAATCCTGGGTCCATCACGAaccagttgtgtgactttggccgAGTCACTGTACCTTTCTAGgcctggaaaatggggatgaaaATATCTCCCTCCACAGGACCGAATGAGCAAATGAAGTAAATGTTTGTAAAGAATcaagtacagtgcctggcacaaaatagacacttCATAAATGCTTGGTCCCTCCTTCACTCAATCACAGAATTATGAAATAGGTCAGAGAATCATGCGGTCTTAGACTCCTGTTTTGATAACTGACTCAGAACCGAAGTGTGTCATAAAGGTTCGGGATTGTGGCTGCAGAACAGTACTCTAATCCACAGGATCTTTGCTCTGTGTGCCGGACATAGACTAGAACTTCAACACATGCCAGTCAGGTTTTAGGGATGGGCAGACGACTGAGACACAGTTTGTCATCACAGCACAGGCTGGCTCACAAACATTTCCTTACGTTTCACTAATAATCAGCTGCCACTTACTGGACACATGTTCCTGGGACTTGGAGTACTGCTAACATTTCCTCCTCACAACTGCCCCGAGTAATATTGTCCCCATACAGGTGAGGATACCAGCCGGGGCCTGGCTGCATCTGACCAATGGTGAGTCGTTTTTGCTTGTCCGATGTCAGTGGCTGGGCCAGCTGTACAGACCTCACGTGTCAGAGAGGGCAGAGGTGCTCCGAGAAACCAAAACAACACTGGGATCccatttattttcctgttgaaAGTAAACTGGGGAGGTTATGCAACTCTAAATGTCTCCGATCAGACCCCTGATTCTAGACCCTAGAGCATGAAAAGCCAAAGAGCCAAGTCAAAGTTCTTCCCCTCCtggtccccatttcacagagggagAGACTCAGGCCCAGAGAAGAGCAGCCCAAGGTCGCATGGCAGGTGACCAGGATTCTGTTCTCCAGGACTGACTACACAATTCGTGCGACCCAGTATAAAGTGACAATATGGGTACTCATTCAAGAATCTCGGGATGGCAAGAGCAGAGCGTTAAACCAAGCCCAAGACCCTTCTAATGTCCCACCGCCCACGAAGCCAGCCCTGCTGTGCTTCAGTCACACCATTTATGGAGAAGGAAGGAGCCAACGCCCAGTTTTGGTCAGGATGGTAGAAGAGAGTCTGTGTCGATTTGTGTGTAACCCCATCCCTCTGGGAGCCAAGGAGTTTCCCTCCATGGGTGTTACCATACCACCTCTTTGAAGTCCCCAAACTGTCACGGCCAAAGGCTCTCAGAGAGAAAGGGCGGATGGAGATAGAGATGCTTCCGCACCAGCTCACAGGATGTGTCTCTGGGCAAGGCCGCCAGGCATGTCTGGGGCAGAGGCCTACCCTCTGTTCCTACCTGATGTCCACCACGACGGTAGAGGTCATCATAGGTTAACAGGGCCTTGTCCCATCAGTGCTCAGTGCTCTGTGTTGGCCAATGCTCACCAGGGAGCCAATGTTCACTGACACCTAACACTTATCAGTACCTAATGTCCATCAGTGACAGTCCCCACCAACAGCTGATATCCACAATCGGAAAATGTCCAGTGGTGGTAACGTTCACTACTGCTCAACACGTACAAGTGCCCAGTGTTTGCAGGTATCTAATTGCATTGTAACCGCTCTAGGCATCCATACCTAATGTCAGTCCATAGTTCCACACCTTAACCATCCAGTTAAGTCCTATGGCCTGtgtttattcttctcttttatttatgtaagtgtCAGTGGTTGTATTTATGGATATGATTAGGTCGTTGAACTAGGCAGGAGCTTCTTCCTGGGTTTACTGTTTAATTCcaaaagctggggcacctgggtggctcagccggttgagtggccgacttcggctcaggtcatgatctcacggtccgtgagttcgagccccgagtcgggctctgtgtctccttctctctgatcctccccccgttcgtgctctgtctctctctgtctcaaaaataaataaacgttaaaaaaaaatttttttttaattccaaaagctatttattattttattgtgcaTACCTGTTAGTCAAAATATCCAGATTTAGGCATACACACTTGTGTTTATATAGGTGTATATGTAACGTGTATATACAGTATGTAATTATCATGTACATGAtacaagaagacagagaaaaagagaaaatgattttgGAACAGAAGTGTCAAGCCAGGAAAAATTTTCTAACTAGTTGCTTCTTAAAAGCAGCAGCTTTTCCGAAGTTGAGTGGTGATTCAACGCATCAGCCCTCCCGCTCAGGTAAGGTCAAAGAGCCCGACTTCAGGCTGAAAAAAACCCAGGTTCCCAAATCGGGTTAAGGCCCTGAATGAGGGCTCCTTAAAAGCAGCGTAACCTGCAGTGAAGGCCCAGGCTCGAAGCCCAGCTTTGCTGCTTATAGCAAAGTGGCCTGGGCTAAGCCATTTAACCTTTAAGCCTCAGtctccacatctgtgaaatggcgTTGGTATCTCACAAGTTTGTCTGTAGGGAATAAGTTAGTCAATGTACAATGTGCTTAAGctagtgcctggcatgtaataagTGCCATATAATAAATAGCATAAAatactgggttgtttttttttttttgaaaattctttcttttgccaAACTTGTTAGCATGCTATGATGCAAAATATTCTCAGGCAGGGTTTCTTCAGTGGCCATCAGGTGAACCTCATATTATGCTTAGGAATTTGCCTGAAGAGAGGTTCTACCCTCTGCATCGGTACATTTCAAAATTACCCTTGGGGcacgcgggtggctcagtcagttaagcgtccaactcttaatttcacccaggtcatgatctcacagttcgtgagatggagccccacgtcaggctccatgctgacagcgcagaggctgcttggggttctgtctccttcgctctttgcccctccccactcacacatgtgcacacactctctctctctctctttctctctcaaaatacataaacattagcactgggtgttatatggaacccaatctgacaataaattatatgttaaaaaataaaacaaaataaacgaacagttgttttcattaaaaacaaaaaccaaattgcCATGCAGTTTCCTTCTGATCCGATACGTGTAAGGGCACAGTGCTTAGGCAATCTCCTAACCATCCTCCTCGGGCCTGGTGGTCACGGATGGAGATGCAGGGCAAACCTTCcattcctgtctctcttcccGACAGCCTCACTCCGTCTGAAATTCCACCGTCACTCTTCGGCTTAAGCTATGGAGACGAACAAGTGTCTGTGTGGGATTAGGGCATCTGCGAACTGATGGAGAGCAAAGGGATACCTGACCACTTTCTCCAAACGTGATACACCCTAAAAATGACTTTAAGGGGATGTGCTCGGCCAGTTGCGGAGGCAAGATGGTGAGATCCATAAAGAAGGTAGTTGAAGGATAAGGTCTCTTACACACGCGGCCTTCTCTACCAACCAGTGTGATATCCTGTTATATTGGTGACCCCACCTCCTAGTATTATCACCCAGTGTGGAAACATCCTTTTGAATATGGATTGGATCTGTGATTTGCTTTAATCAATAGAACACAATAGAAGTGGCTCTGGGCCAGTTCCAGACCTAAGTCTTAAGAAGGCCTGGTAGAGGCgccgggtgtctcagtcggttgagcgttgactcttgatttcggctcaggtcacgatctcacggttcatgggttcgctCCCCAGACTGCActaccagtgtggagcctgcttgggatttgctctctttgcccctcccctgctcatggtctctctctctctctctctctctcaaagtaaataaataaacttgaaaaaaaaaaaaaaaaaaaggcagcctgGTAGCTTTCACTTTTGCAATCTTGGGAGCCCAGAGCTGCCACATATGGAGTCTGATGAGACCGTGCAGAGAAGCCGTAAGGCCATATGGAGAGAGAAAACTCAACCCTCCTGTATCCCAGCAGATCTTGGACCCCAGGGTCCAAATCACCAGCTTAACATGCGAGTGACCCCCAACAAAACCAGCAGGGGAATCTCAGCCCTGACTGTAGAATCATGAGCAAATACAAGGATCGTTGTGCTAAGCCATTGTTCTTTGGATCGGTTTCTTACAAGGCAAGAAATAACCAAACTAATCAAGTCTTAGGCTCCCCGTGCCCTCAGCCCCACTGCCCCTGTTTTACCCCCTCTGGCTTCCCTG from Panthera uncia isolate 11264 chromosome D1, Puncia_PCG_1.0, whole genome shotgun sequence harbors:
- the TSKU gene encoding tsukushi → MPWPLLLLPLLLLAVSGAQMTRPCFPGCQCEVETFGLFDSFSLTRVDCSGLGPHIVPVPIPLDTAHLDLSSNRLETVNESVLAGPGYTTLAGLDLSHNLLASISPTAFSRLRYLESLDISHNGLAALPAESFTSSPLSDVNLSHNRLREVSVSAFTTHSPGRALHVDLSHNLIHRLVPHPAGASLPAPAIQSLNLAWNRLRTVPDLRDLPLRYLSLDGNPLAAVGPGAFRGLAGLTHLSLGSLQGLPQLAPHGFRELQGLQVLDLSGNPKLKWAGAEVFSGLGSLQELDLSGTGLVPLPEMLLVHLPALQSISVGQGVRCRRLVREGAYPRQPGSSPKVALHCVDPRERAAESPNAL